Genomic DNA from Brassica rapa cultivar Chiifu-401-42 chromosome A04, CAAS_Brap_v3.01, whole genome shotgun sequence:
TCACAATTTctcattattagttgacaaaaattactttgaaaatataaaatatgtatctttttgaaacaaaagttttctctagaatataaataatttaggaacggagggagtattatttaCTTCGTTACATCTGACCCCACTTTTGGTGTGAGACATCATAACATATCTAACATATTCCTCATAAACGGCTACAGATATTttgaatcccctatatattaaaagataagcattacaacatttgaggTAGTCACGTGTCATCACCACAGTGATTCCTAGAATCATTAGataaatatgttggtccatctaaatatataatatgttttttattaaattaaccataaatttattataaatgtctcaattatttctttaaataaaaattacgaaaTTGTCTAATgtagctaaagtatatatgacaattaatgattttgaataataaagatttgatacaaTTAAtgtattctctatcatttttgtttaactttaagttattaaaataaattaaacaatcacattaaccatataataaaaaattagatttttccgtatatgttatattttgaaatttttaaaaactctcacattgaaatttttatgatccacgatttaatttttttttaatgacaagatacaaattattacaaaatcatgtaagtaaaaagtttaatatatattatatattttagttaaactatataccatagaaAATCCATaaagattttaattttgaaattttctttgaacaatattttttgataaaatgtttGAACAATACttacaacttaatatttaaaatttaaaatttgcattgaatttttataaaattataaattactataaCTTTCAGAAACATTACACAAATAACTAGAACGtgtcatttaaaattatatcaatattaaaaatatactatttatctatgtatatattatgtaaatttaattataGAAAATAGAATAGTTAtcttttggattaataaaatttatttacgtATTTACACCAATTTaatatatacgtaatagttactattttttttattatccaatatatattattttataatatataaaagaacatataatacgtaaaataatttatatatatgatgttcatcccgcgcaaagCGCAGATTTTAATCTAATGTATAAGTAAAATGGTATTCACCACTTTTAAATTTAATCTACTAATTTCAAACAGTagaaagaaggaagaagaaaagcTACTAACAGGCTTAAAAATTGCACGTGGTAGTCCGGCAATTTCACATTTACTGTTTGCAGacgatagttttttttttctgcaaagCTAATAGGCAAGAATGTGGGgttatattatagattttaaaagatTACGAGAGAGCTTCGGGgcaacaaataaattttgagaaatcgTCACTTTAGTTTGGGCATAAAGTTCCGGTTCCGACTCGATTGGAAATCCAACAGGTTCTGGGGATTACCACAATAGGAGGTATGGAAACTTACCTAGGGATTCCTGAGAGTCTGGGAGGATCAAAGACTcaaatttttggttttcttcATGAACGAGTAAATAATAAGGTTAATAATTGGACGATTCGGTTTATTACAAAGGGGGGAAAAGAAGTTTTAATTAAATCAGTAGCATCACCTATGCCAACTCATGTGATGTCTTGTTTCCGTCTACCTAAAACGGTTACCAAGAAACTTACGAGTGTGGTTTCTCACTTTTGGTGGAGCGGCAATGGAAATAAAAAAGGGATGCATTGGTTTTCATGGGATAAAATGTGCAAAGATAAGAAGGACGGAGGCATTGGCTTTAGAGATATTTAGAACTTTAATACAGCTTTATTAGCGAAGCAGCTATGGAGGCTACTTGATAAACCTGAGTCTCTCTTCGCAAAGGTTTTTAAAGGGCGTTATTATAGGAAGTCAGATCCTCTGGATCCTATACGTTCATATTCTCCCTCTTATGGGTGGAGAAGTATTACTtcagctagatctctggttaaaaaaggactaatcaaaagaGTGGGAACAGGTTCAAGCatttcagtatggaatgatccctGGATCCCCGCTCAACGCCCGAGATCAGCAATTCAAAAACTTCAAAATCAATATTTGAATCCATTACTTAAAGTGGAGGATTTCATTAATCCAGTAGACCTTTCTTGGAATCTAGATTTGCTTAATGCTTATGTTCACAAGGATGATGTGAGTATTATACGGGGTATAGCTATTAGCCGAAATCCAAAACCAGACTCATATGGATGGTTGTTTACGGACCATGGCAGATATACTGTTAAATCAGGATATTGTACGGAGGAATTATATCCGGATTTCGGATCTCAAAGCAGCGATATGGGCCCCAATGTTAAACCTTTGTTAGCTCACTCATGGAAACTTCATTGTTCGCCAAAACTACAACATTTTGTGTGGCAAATAATCTCTGGCAGTTTACCAGTTACAAAGAACTTGCGTTTTCGGGGGATTAAGTGTGATTTGCAATGCCATAtatgtggtgcagaagaagaatCGATTAATCATGTGCTTTTTGAGTGTCCCATTGCGCGCCAAACATGGACTTTATCTAATATTCCCTCACGACCGGGAGTTTTTCCTACTAATTCTCTTTTTACCAATATGGATTATTTATTTTGGCAGTTACCGAAGGAACCCGATTTAAGTTATTTTCTGTGGATAttgtggtatatttggaaaaatCGCAATGCTAAAATTTTTGATAATAAAATTGGAAGTCCTCCTCAATTTCTCCGGACGGCGGAGATAGAAGGCACTTTATGGGCAGAGGCCCAAACTAAAGAAGATATAAATAGGGGTTTTCCTTTTGGCAGGAACTTGAGTTTACAAGGGGTAAATCGATGCTATATTGATGGCGCATGGAAGGAACAAGATCCCTTTACAGGGCAAGGATGGTTTTACAGAGATGAAAGATCCACTGATAATATGATGGGGTGCTATGTCTATTCGTAGGAGTTTATCACCTTTACATGCAGAATGTGAAGCTTTGATATGGGCGATTGAGTGCATGAAGACCCTACATATCTCAGAGGTGGTGTTTGCAACAGACTGCTCacagttggtgaagatggtgtctacTCCAACAGAATGGCCGGCGTTCACTACTCACATGGAGGAATTTCTACGATGTAAGGAATTTTTTTCTACCTTCACTATTCAGCATATTCCAAGGGCACAAAACACAATGGCGGATAAGCTAGCATGAGGTGCTATGAATCAGCCTTCTGCTATGGTTCATGTTGACTTCGTTCCTCCGAGATGGCTCTCGGCTCAGGAATCTACTTAGTATAGTTtggttttttttgttgaaaaaaaaaaaaaaaatttaatccaCTATTCAAACCGCATTTCTATACGAAATGTTCCATCCTCGCCGTAGATTAAAAGTGTCCACATTTTATGTAATTTGTACGGTCATGATTTCCATATTAAGTTCGATCTTGGCAGTCATTAAGGAAAGTAGGAAACAACATGAACATATTAATCTATCTGCTAGAAAAAAGTACAAAACTTATAAAAGAGTTTCTTTTCATAAAAGGCTCAATCTTTACCTCAAGATAATCTACCGTACAAAAGTCTGATGACTAAACCACCGGTTATGTCTAGCTCGATTCTACTTGGTTCAGTAAGCAGACCCTAAACTCAGTTCCAATGGAACAGAGTTAGACAACCTGACTCAAAGACTTCTGTCTTCTAATcatcagatttgtttcttttctttatccGCAGACCTGAAATGACTGGAGAAATTCCACTGCGTATAGTTTGTGTAAATGGCAAACATAACAAAGTATGAGAAGCATAGAATCATGATCAGTGCGTCGAATAGGAAAGGGTACTTTTGAGGAGGTTGAATGGTCAGGTAAACGACATGGAGAACTAGGGAGATGACGAAGTGGGTTCTAAGTAAGAAAACATAACCAGGGAAGTTTGTAAAGGAGAACGATGAAGCTTTAGTTTTCGGTAACTGGGAATGATAGATGAGGGTAAAGAGCAAATGTAAGGTTAAGTAAGGAAGCAAGAGATTGTCACGGCAGAGAAGAGGGAACATCGAGAAGAGAGCGTAGTAGGTTAAATGATTGAAATGGTCAGGGATTTTGAGAGCTAGCAGTGTTGCGGCTAGAAAAGGCATCAGAATAGATTTCTCATGCACTGCAGATTCAATTCAAAAGAAGAAAGTTAGATATACTAAAAGGATGTGGAGTGGAGATTGAAGATGAAATGTATGTATATACCTTGGAAAGAAAACAAGTAGAAAGCCATTGAACTATTGAGCAAGCCATAGAGGAAACCTTCGTTGCTTGGTGAAAAGATTTGATGAACCATTGAAGGGAGAGAAGCTAATACAGTTGCGGCTAAGCTCATAAACTTGAGAGATGGTGTTGTGAATAGTTTTTTCCATTTTATGAGAATGGAAGTGGTGCACCAGAAATTTGCAACGTAATCCTCGTATATTCCCCTCTCAAATGGAGCAAGACGGGAGAGAACCTGCGTCATCAGCATTTTGATTCACCAATCAGCTATGTGCAGTTTACATAAGAGGAAGCAAGAAGTACAATTTCACAgtttcaaaatgatcaaatgTGTATTTACCATTAAGAAGTCGTCCACAGAATGCAAATACGGCCACCAAACGATAACGAATGTCGCAATGACTGCAATTCCAAGCTTCAGCAAAGAAAGTATAGGATTTTTCCGTCTTAGGCATTTACCAAGTAGATGGCTGAAAAAGGCAGGAGCAAAGTATGCACTCATCTGCAGACATAAACAAAGAAACATATCCAATGATCAGATCAGATGATTGTTAAATCAAAATATCAAGAACCGTCCTTAGACTAACAAAACTGTATGTATGGGCAAACTACACGATTCCCATAAAACTATTACATCACACATTTATACTCATTTTTGCAACGCCATTGCGCACTAAGGCGCTCACCTTACGAATCCAAAAGTTTTCAAACATCATCACCATCGTAATTCAATACCATGTCTCCATCATTACACAACACAAAGATAGTCAAACACGCCATGCAAGCTAAGAAGTCAAAACAAAATCAGGGAGATGGTAAAGCTTCAACAGATTCTCAAGAAATGGCCAAACGCATCAAAACAAGCCAACAACAACAAGATTGACAACGAACAAAAACAGCAGTTTGCAACGTAACTGAACTATCACGTCATTGTAAAACAGGGAAAAGTATACCAACATTCAACTGGAGAAACACAGGAACATAATCCCAAACGTTACCTGTTTATGGCTAAGAGCAAGAGTGAAGAAAACACAAGTAAGAACCTCGCTCCCACAGAGTACGGCAGCAATAGCACCCACTGTAAGTCCCAAACTGATACAATTGTACTAaaagcaaacaaacaaagaaaccCCTAATGAGAATCATCAAAGAACCAAAACAGAGACAACACTTAAGACAAACCTGAAAATGACCATGATCAATGAGAATCAAACAAGGGTTCAATAGAATGATAGCAATATGCCAGGCCACTTGGCTCTTGGCACGGTTCCTATGGTACACCAACACGAAAAAGAGAGCAGCTGGGAAGAATATGAGAGCATCTGACGATAAAACCGTCCACCTCATCAATAACTTTCTGCACAAAAGTTTCAACCTTTTATCAGATCAAGCATGATTTTGAAATGCAGATCATTATTACAAGACTTACCCAATGTAAGATTCGTGGCCACGGGAACTGAAAAGAGAAACGGAGTCGGGATTGAAGAACCGGAGGAGGAGGCCGTGGATGTAACTCTGGTAAGCAGTTAAAGGAGGGTAATCGAGTCCCCAGTAAGTGAGATCGTTGTGAGTGCCGTTTCTGTACCAGTCGATGGCTGGGAGGTTTGTGGTTATCTCCATCCAGTGCCTCTGAGCTTCGAAATCTCCGAACTTGGGTGGGGTTCCGGCGCCGGAGTAGGGGAACATCGAGACGGCGGATCGGATCAGTAATGCGAAGAGGGAGATGCAGAGGAAAGAAGTGGTCGTTCCTTTGTGTGATAGCCACCACCAGGTGTCGATCGGAGCGGCGGTGCCATCGCCGGAAAGATTCTTCTTCGGCATCTTTGGTTTAGTTTTTGGGTTGGGAGTGTGTCGATTAGAACCGATTTCGAATTATATAAGTGGAGTTGACCGATTTGGACTTCCAACTCCTCCCAACCAACCAATCAATTCTTTGGGGGTGGACAAAATATCCCatgaaatttgatttgaaaatgCAAGTGTTATTACAAATTCACTAGGATAAGACTTGccccttgcgcgggattaagttattatttttattatattttggagaataaaacaatagtttggcttcatttggattacggatGTTCaacccggatatcgggttggtttcggttcggttcgattttttcggtatttggttagtaaaatataactactattctaaattcatatttactttgactttagtctttcacatacttttgaaagatttcaactggacgactaaattgatcagccaatcttgttgctttaaataactagtgtttttatatatatatatatatatatatatatattatttagtttgaatatttattaaataaaaattcatatgcgttatattttatgatcatttgtaacttattataacaaaaaaataatctattgatcacaaaattttcagaatgggaatattcaaatttctaataatatatagacgttttcaaaaattcaaatataacatataagaaaaaatataaatgttttttttatatatttaatgtgattttttaatat
This window encodes:
- the LOC103863785 gene encoding probable dolichyl pyrophosphate Man9GlcNAc2 alpha-1,3-glucosyltransferase, which translates into the protein MPKKNLSGDGTAAPIDTWWWLSHKGTTTSFLCISLFALLIRSAVSMFPYSGAGTPPKFGDFEAQRHWMEITTNLPAIDWYRNGTHNDLTYWGLDYPPLTAYQSYIHGLLLRFFNPDSVSLFSSRGHESYIGKLLMRWTVLSSDALIFFPAALFFVLVYHRNRAKSQVAWHIAIILLNPCLILIDHGHFQYNCISLGLTVGAIAAVLCGSEVLTCVFFTLALSHKQMSAYFAPAFFSHLLGKCLRRKNPILSLLKLGIAVIATFVIVWWPYLHSVDDFLMVLSRLAPFERGIYEDYVANFWCTTSILIKWKKLFTTPSLKFMSLAATVLASLPSMVHQIFSPSNEGFLYGLLNSSMAFYLFSFQVHEKSILMPFLAATLLALKIPDHFNHLTYYALFSMFPLLCRDNLLLPYLTLHLLFTLIYHSQLPKTKASSFSFTNFPGYVFLLRTHFVISLVLHVVYLTIQPPQKYPFLFDALIMILCFSYFVMFAIYTNYTQWNFSSHFRSADKEKKQI